Below is a genomic region from Rosa chinensis cultivar Old Blush chromosome 5, RchiOBHm-V2, whole genome shotgun sequence.
GAAGTGGAGAAACAAACTGGCTTTTGATTCTAACTTCAATTTTCCATATAATCCTAGCAAATTGATCATTGATGCTGTCAGAGAATGGACCTCTGCTAATGTGACCAAGGCCAATTCTGATGGTAGCATCAATATCAGCATGGTGTGGAGTAAACCTTCAGTCAACTTTTACAAACTTAATGTTGATGGTGCCCGAAGTCAGAATGGACAAATTGGAGCTGGTGGAGTTTTGAGGGATTACTATGGTAGTTGGATTTCTGGATTCAGTGCTAATTTGGGATGTGGATCTGTTCTTAATGCTGAAATCTGGGGTCTTCTTCTTGGATTGAGATTGGCTCATAATCTTTCATGCCTATATCTGATGGTTGAAAGTGATTCTGaagttctagttaacatgatcAAACAGGGTGTGAATGATTTACATCCTTCTAAAACTCTTATTGCTGCCAACTTTATTTATAGACAGTTTCCTCATTGTGAGATTAGCCACATTTATCGTGAGATTAATCAGGTTGCTGATGTGCTTTCGAAATCTGGAGTGGATGTTGAGATTGGACTACATGTGCTCCTCCTCCACAAGTTACTTCCTTCTTGTTGGATGGCTTGTGTGAATATCCTAGATATAGGACGGTAGTTCCTAGAGTGtaatttttcctcttctttgttGCTGGGCCGTTTGGTCcccatttataaaaaaaaaaaaaagtatgtttCAGTGGCTATGACTTTTACATCAGTTCGTAAAACGAATATGGGAAAACTCTCTATTCAATTAAGCCCTAGATTCTAACTTGAGCATTGCGGGGTATCTTAATTTTCTTTGCCTATGATGATTATTCTCCCTTTCTAGTTCAGTAGTGTTTGATAGTTACATCTTAAAAGTAACAGTTTTTTCTGATTGTTGTAAACTGGTGTGGTTCTTCTCTGAAAGTAGGTGGCAATCCCTATGAGTTTAGATTTTAGTTTGTAAATTAAATATACAAAAAACTTTTAATAGTGGAAATAGGCTCCTGTCTTTTTACAGTTTGTTACCTAatcttttccttgtttgattctACTCTATGTTAGAACATTTCTGTAATGCTTCAATGATaatatatgttttgaattgaacaTTTTCGGCCAATCCAGTTGTTTCGCTAATTTTCAAGGTATGTCTAAGTGTGTAACCCTTACCTGTTTCATAGACCAGGTGCCCTGAAGAGTGCTTATTTATGGAGATTCCTGGGTATGGTTATATACAGTCACTAAGCTATATTCTTGTTTTTTGGTAACTAGAGAGAGCTGCTCATGCTTATGAGGGTTTCCGTTGGGAACTTTCTTTGCACTAGATACATTTACTAGATTTGCACAGCCATGTGTCCAGCAGTCCAGGGCCCTTGGTGGTGATCATGGAAATGTGACGTCAGGTCATGAGGCAGGTAGGTGGCTCTAAGACAACCTGTTGAGCAATGACCAATGAGCATTGTCTCACCGTttctgcacttttttttttcattttttttaatgataatTGGCTTCCAAGTTTAGTTGTTAATGATCAAGACAATTACATTCAGGTTTCTGTGTTTCAAGAGAGCAAGAAAgtgctttttctgtttttgttgtaTGAAGCTGTGAAGAAATGTGTAGTTGTTTTGTTTGGTTATAGTGTAGCTCTTAACCCCCTCCAACTTTCAAATTCTTTGACCTGTTGAATCTAATTAAGGCTGGTTTTTGTTTGCCCTACTTTTGCGCATTTATGTTAAAAAGTGATCTTTTCTCTCGATGGAAATCTTATGCAGGGTTTGGGGTTTGGCATTGGAGTCGTCTTGTTAGTTATTTAGTCACAGAAAGTTGTTATGGCTCCCTAGCTATTAAGCATTGGAAAACATATTTACTCTCTAGGGACTCGAGAGTTGTAGATGTTTCTGAAAGCTAAACCACAAGTGAAAACCTAAACCTAGCTATATGATTCCTTGATTTGGTATTTCAAGTGTAGCTTTAATGACTTGTTTTACAGAGTTTCTTTGTTCACCCCGACCCTATTCACTAATGTTCTTGTTTGTGGATGTTCACAGTTGCATGGATGTATTTgatgaaaaatgggagaaataAGGAAAGTTGTCAAAGATGCTGAATTTATTTTATGGTTAGCTAGTCCTAGGACCTTATGTGTAAGTCTTATGCTCAAGTCACTCGAGTTATAGTTGATGATATTGATGGGATAGGCTCCATATATTTGGCCATTTTaaagaagagaagaggaagaaaaaaaacagtaaaaacATGTAAATTGAGGGGACGGTAAAAGGCTGATTGGTTAACCAATGCTTGGTGGTTTAACTGGTAAGAAGCTTGTTTCCCTTAAGCAAGGTCTCGAGTTCGAGCCTTGTGAATGGAGCAGCCAGTATTAGGAGCGCTTCCTCCCTAAATGGGGTCCGACCCGGCTCGAGAGGGATTAGTCCTCACCTACGGGTGGGGGATACTTTggtttaacccaaaaaaaaaaaaaaaaaaaaaaggctgatTGGTTTTTAGGGACTGGGTAAGAATTGATTTACACCCGGTAAAAACTAAAGGAAGTACCAAAGCAAGCACCTTTTATTGTGGAATTGAGGATACAGATTCAAAGACTCGAGCTTTCTCAAAGGAAACCCATGCCCATTAGAAACTGGAGATGCTGAAAATGATGGGAAAAACGTCTTCTTGTCCTTGTAATTCTTATTGTGGCAGAAGAGGTGGTATGCCATTTCTTCACTCTACTCCTCTtcttgttgctgctgctgctttaTTTCATTCTCAATCAAAGGCAACCATATCTAGAGAATCCCACCCTCACCAATCCTCAAGGCTCAAAGTTGAGGATGCTTTGAAGGTGTTCCATGAAATGCTTCGCTCGCGTCCTCTGCCTTCTTCTGTTATCCCTTTCACTCAGATACTGGGTCAACTCGTCAAATTGAAACACTATTCGGCTGTCATCCCTCTCTTTAAACAAATGCTTCTGCGTCGAATTGTTCCTAATCTCTATACTCTCTCTATTGTCATCAACTGCTACTGCAATTTGAATCAAATGGGGTTTGCCTTATCTGTCTTAGGACAATTCTTCAAATTGGGTCTTCAACCAAATGTTATTACCTTCACCACTCTGATCAGCGGCTTTGTTCTCCACAATCAAGTGCCTGAGGCTGCTCGAATTTTCACCAAAATGCTGCAGGCAGGCGCAGGTCATTGTCAGCCCAATGTGTTTACTTTCAGCACGCTAATCAAGGGCTTTTGCAACATGGGAAACAACAGTGCGGCTATTCAGTTTTTGCAAGGATGCGAGCCTAACATAGTTTCATATAGCACCATCATCGACAGTCTTTGCAAGGATGCACTGATTGATCAAGCATTCAACCTCTTCTCAGAAATGATCAGTAGAGGTATTGCTCCAACCGTTGTTACTTACAACTCTTTCCAGATGTCCGCACCTTCAATATCTTGGTTGATACATTCTGTAAGGAAGGGATGGTCGTGGAAGCCAAAACTGTGGTTCAAACGATGATTCAAAGACATATTGAGCCTGACACGGTTACATACAGCTCCCTTATGGACGGTTACTGTTTGCGAGGAGAAATGTACGAGGCAAGACAAGTTTTTGATCTTATGGTTAGTAAGGGCTCCATGGTTGATGTTCGGAGTTGTAACATATTGATTAACGGATATTGCAAGGGTAAAAAGATCGATCAGGCTTACAAGATTTTCAAGGAAATGCATTGTATGGAACTTGTTCCAAATACAATTACTATTAACACTCTTATTGATGGTTTTTGCAAAGCGGGGAGAATTCAAGAAGCAGAAAAGTTGTTCTCTGAGATGCAAGGTTGTGGCCTGCTTCCAAATGTTCAAACTTATGCTGTGATACTTGATGGCCTGTGTAACAACCAGCAACTTTCTACAGCTGTAGAATTGCTTAGAGAGCTGGAAGCCAGAAAACTGGAACTCAATATTGTAATTTACAATATTATTATTGAAGGTTTGTGCAAAGCTGGGGAAGTTCAGTCTGCAAAAGATCTCTTCTGTGGTGTATCATCTAAACGACTTCAGCCTAATGTGCGCACATACAATATAATGGTTGGTGGACTTTGTCATAATGGCTTAATAATTGAAGCAGAAAAGTTGCTGAGAGAAATGGGAGGGAAAGGATGTTCTCCGGATGGTTGCACCTATAACACCATTATCCGAGGTTTTATCAATAACAATGAGACATCAAGGGCTACGAGACTTGTTCAAGAAATGCTTGAGAGGGGTTTCTCTGCAGATGCATCAACTATGGAATTGATTGTTGATTTATTGTCGAAAGATACAGTAGATCCTGGTTTATTAGCATTGCTTAAAGATTCAGCCTGAAGTTGTTTGAATATCTGAAATAAATCTTTCTCAATATCACTAGGAaatttggaaattcaaaactGCTGCCCCTTTAGCAACGTTGTATGTTTTTGTCAATCTGATTTATAAATCCATCATCCAAACACAATGTCATTTCCTTGTTGCACTCCAAATTTAGCACTTATTTTTCTATAATAttatggatatatatatatatatatatatatatatatatccagttGTTGTGGTCTAATCTGAAGGTTGTTCTGTCATATTACCTTTTTCATGTTCAGGTGTGCTGATGACAGCTTCATCTGAAGGATGTTGTGTCATATTACATTATCTAGCGCAGGTATGCATGTTACTTGATCATTGCTTTGATTATGAAGATTCCTCAGTTGGGTCATCCTGGAATTCTGTTAGTATTCTGGATGTATATATCACTCTAGCTTATATTGGAGTAGAAATGTGGATCTTGGATCACAGGTTTTCTaatgataaattgataattggTTTTGTTCTGAGGTCATTTGTTAATGATTAAGAAATTACATTCCAGTTTCTATGTTTCAAGAGACCAAGAAAttgctttttctgtttttgtataTGAAGCAGTGGAGAGCTGTGTGGTGATTTTGTTTTGTTACAGTGTAGCTCTTGACCCCCTCCTCCTTTCTAATTCTTTGACCTCTAGATGAAAATCTTGTGTTGGGTTTGGAGTTTGGCACCGAAAGTTGTTATGGCTCCCTAGCTATTAAGCATTGGAAAACATATTTACTCTCTAGGGACTAGGGAGTTAGTTGTAGATGTTTCCGAAAGCTAAACCACAAGGGAAAATCTAAACCTATATGATTTGTTGATCTGGTATTTCAAGTGTAGCTTTAATGACTTGTTTTAcagattttctttgttcacccagACCCTATTTGTTAATTTTCTTGTTGTGGATGTTCTTGTTGAAGATACAGATTCGAATACTCGAGCTTTCTCAAGGAAACCCATACCCGTTCGAAACTGGAGACGCTGAAAATGATGGGAAAAGCGTGTTCTCCTTCTTCTAATTCTTATTATTGCAGCAGTGGTGGCAGAAGAGGTGTGCCATTTCTTCACTCTACTCCTCTTCTTGTTGTTGCTTTATTTCATTCGAGAGATCCTCACCCTCACCCACCCTCAACCAATTTCATGGCTTTGTTTCATTCAAGAGAAACCCATCTGGGGATTATTGTGAGTAACGTTGAGGATGCCTCCATGTTGTTCCATCAAATGCTTCACTCAGATTTTTGGTCAACTTGTCAAATTGAACCACCATTCTGCTTCTCTGTGGAATTGTTCCTGATGTTTATACAATAACCATTATCATTAACTGCTATTGCCATTTAAATCAAATGGGTTTTAGCTTATCTGTCTTGGCTAAATTCTTCAAATTTGGTCTTCAACCAAATGTTATTACCTTCTCCACTCTGATCAACGGCTTTGTTCTCCACAATCAAGTGCCTCAGGCTGCACGAATTTTCACCAAAATGCTGCAGGCAGGTGCAGGTCATTCTAAGCCCACTGTGTTTACTTTCAGCACACTAATTAAGGGCTTTTGCAAGATGGGAAACAACAGTGCGGCTATTCAATTACTGAGGAAGATGGAAGAAAGAGGATGCGAGCCTAACATAGTTTCCTATAACACCATCATTGACAGCCTTTTCAAGGATAGGCAAATTGATGAAGCATTCAACCTCTTCTCAGAAATGATTACTCGAGGTATTGCTCCAACCGCTGTTACTTACAACTCTTTGATTCAAGGAGTTTGCAATATAGGCCAGTGGAAACAAGCTACGAGGTTGTTGAATGAAATGGTGAGTAAAGGCATCTTTCCAGATGTCGGCACCTTCAATATCTTGGTTCATACATTCTGTAAGGAAGGGATGGTCGTGGAAGCCAAAAGTGTGGTTCAAACGATGATTCAAAGACATATTGAACCTACTGTGGTTACATACAACTCACTTATGGATGGTTACTGTTGGCGAGGAGAAATGGACGAGGCAAAAGAAGTTTTTGATCTTATGATAAGCAAGGCCTCCATGGTTGATGTTTGGAGTTGTAACATATTGATTAACGGATATTGCAAGGGTAAAAAGATCGATAAGGCTTACAAGATTTTCAAGGAAATGCATCGTATGGAACTTGTCCCTGATTCCATTACTTATACCACTCTTATCGATGGTTTTTGTAAAACAGGGAGAATACAAGAAGCAGAAAAGCTGTTCTCTCAGATGCAAGGTTGTTGCGAGCTTCCAAATGTTCAAACTTATGCTGTTTTACTTGATGGCCTGTGTAACAACCAGCAACTTTCTACGGCAATAGAATTGCTTAGAGAGATGGAAGCCAACAAAGTAGAACTTAATATTCTAGTTTACACTGTTGTTATTGAAGGTTTGTGCAAAGCTGGAAAAATTGAATCCGCAAGAGATCTCTTCTGTGGTTTGTCATCAAAAGGAGTTCAGCCTGATGTGAGAACATACACTATAATGATTCATGGACTTTGTCATCATGGCTTAATATTTGAAGCAGAAAAGTTGCTGAGAGAAATGGGAGGGAAAGGATGTTCTCCATATGGTTGCACCTATAACACCATTATCCGAGGTTTTATCAATAACAATGAGACATCATGGGCTACGAAAATTTTTCAAGAAATGCTTGAGAGAGGTTTCTCTGCAGATGCATCAACTATGGAATTGATTGTTGAGTTATTGTCGAAAGATACAGTAGATCCTGGTTTATTGGCATTGCTTAAAGATTCATCCTGAagttatttgaatatttgaaataatTCTTTCTCAATATCACTAGGAaatttggaaattcaaaactGCTGCCCCTTTAGCAACCTTGTATGTCTTGTCAATCTGATTTATAAATCCATCATCCAAACAAATGTCATTTCCTAGTTGCACTCCAATTTTAGCACTTATTTTTCTATAATATAATGGTTATACACagacacacagatatatatatatatatatatatatatatatatatatccagtcGTTGTAGTATAATCTGAAGGATGTTCTGTTGTATTACCTTTTGGTCATAGTTCAGGTGTCCTGATGAGAGCTTAATCTGATGGATGTTCTGTCGTATTATATTATCTGGTGCAGGTATACTTGTTGATCCTTGCTTTGATTATGAAGATTCCGCAGTTGGGTTATCATGGAATTCTGTTAGTATTGCAGATGTATATATATCACTTTAGCTTATATCtaattgaaaaacaacaaagacaGATTTGCTGGAGAGATAATTGCTCTATTGATCTGTAGCACATATATACAATAACACAGCTTGATTCTAGGATACAAAACAAGAAAGCTATTCTAGCCCTATTAATGTCTAATAATATAGAATCAATGTGATGATATAGAGTGAATGTGTTAAATGTTAACAGCTATACAAGATGCTAATTTTGCTCTACtttccaacactccccctcaagttggagagtggatatCCTGCACAcccaacttgcgaatcataAGTTCGAAGTCCTCCTTGCCAAGAGCTTTAGTTAGAACATCAGCCAGTTGATTTCCAGAACTCACAAATTGTGTCTCCACTGAACCATCTTGAATCTTATCCCTGATATAGTGACAATCCATTTCTATATGCCTTGTACATTCATGAAACACTGGATTTGCTGCTATATGTAAAgcagccttgttgtcacaatagagCAATGCCGTTTCCTGGTGTAAAATCCCCAAGTCTTGAAGCAAATAACGTAGCCAAGTTAATTCACAGCAAGCTCCTGTCATAGCACGATACTCTGCTTCAGCTGAAGAAAGAGAGACTGTTTTCTGACGTTTTGACTTCCATGAAATTAATGA
It encodes:
- the LOC112164206 gene encoding putative pentatricopeptide repeat-containing protein At1g12700, mitochondrial; amino-acid sequence: MVVEAKTVVQTMIQRHIEPDTVTYSSLMDGYCLRGEMYEARQVFDLMVSKGSMVDVRSCNILINGYCKGKKIDQAYKIFKEMHCMELVPNTITINTLIDGFCKAGRIQEAEKLFSEMQGCGLLPNVQTYAVILDGLCNNQQLSTAVELLRELEARKLELNIVIYNIIIEGLCKAGEVQSAKDLFCGVSSKRLQPNVRTYNIMVGGLCHNGLIIEAEKLLREMGGKGCSPDGCTYNTIIRGFINNNETSRATRLVQEMLERGFSADASTMELIVDLLSKDTVDPGLLALLKDSACVLMTASSEGCCVILHYLAQIQIRILELSQGNPYPFETGDAENDGKSTTILLLCGIVPDVYTITIIINCYCHLNQMGFSLSVLAKFFKFGLQPNVITFSTLINGFVLHNQVPQAARIFTKMLQAGAGHSKPTVFTFSTLIKGFCKMGNNSAAIQLLRKMEERGCEPNIVSYNTIIDSLFKDRQIDEAFNLFSEMITRGIAPTAVTYNSLIQGVCNIGQWKQATRLLNEMVSKGIFPDVGTFNILVHTFCKEGMVVEAKSVVQTMIQRHIEPTVVTYNSLMDGYCWRGEMDEAKEVFDLMISKASMVDVWSCNILINGYCKGKKIDKAYKIFKEMHRMELVPDSITYTTLIDGFCKTGRIQEAEKLFSQMQGCCELPNVQTYAVLLDGLCNNQQLSTAIELLREMEANKVELNILVYTVVIEGLCKAGKIESARDLFCGLSSKGVQPDVRTYTIMIHGLCHHGLIFEAEKLLREMGGKGCSPYGCTYNTIIRGFINNNETSWATKIFQEMLERGFSADASTMELIVELLSKDTVDPGLLALLKDSS